The following are from one region of the Halodesulfurarchaeum sp. HSR-GB genome:
- a CDS encoding PD-(D/E)XK nuclease family protein: MPIQRRRPLQAIYDDVRDHDLVIVPNNPLADALNRRLDEPHFGTFATAPRRLATGRRESAEDRTAFLELVDRTDHPWKAIAYAVGNVLQCWEHQGTPTAIEDYPAFVDETTAAVLEVLGDLQTTSGQLQAYETPTDQSVAVVGFDQLTTLERSILSPDVDHVDLFTEEAFSLPEFHVFDGSSDIVDALLDTVTPENAADVGVVLDGSSRYSALVESALEAADIPFYGGPGFADDPFHRTFLRLLRVAHRGSDTTVEDVTPICTQLGIDVPIEHAEKRLSEVDHPGLDWCATVTDGPAAESFDAALQAFERQADRELDALRAELEILGLLEAQPTEERVQDLAYYLQTYDVPIDRENEGVLLADATSAGYVDRPVVFFLGMDEGWTHSAPNRPWVDAEAQYERYIRQFQLLVQSGSEQYYLVQDTAGGQPVTPPLYLDELLAEEFERFSDLDSVTHSRMEPTTGTGFDRSPVDVDPTTIQTISQSSLNRYVNSPRDYLFSRVLDTPDKDYFREGNLFHDFAEFYVNHPERIGTAEIEEIVDVMIDTVRPFFSDSEEPLRRRKYRIGLETIVEYLEEYGPEDHDFLTPATGWGSNFFAAYFDAPVDSPLTERWFESTDIGVKGKIDLVRSPTHLLDYKSGSKKSATQVRKGAAIDPPADIPNFQAALYLAYFRSQQPDERIQFTFFHFLETLDEAVTGTPNVDETMTTVTYYPHTFDAFVASREAYDTLLDGYNDCVETFSDLGFEEYREIVSNRSFPETTEKDELRSSAFADAFTTAVQAGTSDDVDAEKGADQAIRALNAIRRRAFFEGDLDAIEAFVQDRIEEINSYRAGSGRFPIDGPGGEPNYRRIDYRDLLLEGER, from the coding sequence GTGCCCATCCAACGCCGTCGCCCGCTCCAAGCCATCTACGACGACGTTCGAGACCACGACCTCGTCATCGTCCCCAACAACCCGCTCGCGGACGCCCTCAATCGACGCCTCGACGAACCACACTTCGGCACCTTCGCCACCGCGCCCCGCCGACTCGCCACCGGCCGCCGCGAATCGGCCGAGGATCGCACCGCGTTCCTCGAACTCGTCGACCGAACCGACCACCCCTGGAAAGCAATCGCCTACGCGGTGGGGAACGTCCTCCAGTGCTGGGAACACCAGGGGACCCCCACTGCGATCGAGGACTACCCGGCCTTCGTCGACGAGACGACCGCGGCGGTGCTTGAGGTCCTGGGCGACCTCCAGACCACCTCCGGCCAACTGCAGGCCTACGAAACCCCCACAGACCAGTCGGTCGCCGTCGTCGGCTTCGACCAGCTCACCACCCTCGAACGGTCGATCCTCTCGCCGGACGTCGACCACGTCGACCTGTTCACCGAGGAAGCGTTCTCGCTGCCGGAGTTCCACGTCTTCGACGGGTCCAGTGACATCGTCGATGCCCTCCTGGATACCGTGACCCCGGAGAACGCCGCGGACGTGGGAGTCGTCCTCGACGGATCGAGTCGCTACTCCGCGCTCGTGGAATCGGCCCTCGAAGCCGCCGATATCCCCTTCTACGGCGGGCCGGGGTTTGCCGACGACCCGTTCCACCGCACCTTCCTCCGACTCCTCCGCGTGGCCCACCGGGGCTCGGACACCACGGTCGAGGACGTCACACCGATCTGCACCCAACTGGGGATCGACGTCCCGATCGAGCACGCCGAAAAGCGGCTCAGCGAAGTCGACCATCCCGGGCTCGACTGGTGTGCCACCGTCACCGACGGCCCGGCCGCGGAGAGCTTCGACGCGGCGCTCCAGGCTTTCGAACGACAGGCCGACCGGGAGCTCGATGCACTGCGAGCAGAGCTCGAAATCCTCGGGCTCCTCGAGGCACAACCCACCGAAGAGCGCGTGCAGGATCTCGCGTACTATCTCCAGACCTACGACGTCCCGATCGATCGGGAGAACGAGGGTGTGCTCCTCGCGGATGCGACGTCGGCGGGATACGTCGATCGACCCGTCGTGTTCTTCCTCGGAATGGACGAGGGCTGGACCCACTCGGCACCGAACCGGCCGTGGGTCGACGCCGAGGCCCAGTACGAGCGGTACATCCGTCAGTTCCAACTACTCGTCCAGAGCGGCAGCGAACAGTACTATCTCGTGCAGGATACCGCCGGCGGACAGCCGGTGACCCCACCCCTCTATCTCGACGAACTCCTCGCCGAGGAGTTCGAGCGTTTCAGCGACCTCGACTCGGTGACCCACTCCAGAATGGAGCCGACAACTGGGACGGGGTTCGACCGGTCGCCAGTCGATGTCGACCCGACGACCATCCAGACGATCAGCCAGTCGAGTTTGAACCGCTACGTGAACAGCCCTCGTGATTATCTCTTCAGCCGCGTGCTCGACACCCCCGACAAGGACTATTTCCGGGAGGGGAATCTGTTCCACGACTTCGCCGAGTTCTACGTGAATCACCCCGAACGCATCGGAACCGCCGAGATCGAGGAAATCGTCGACGTGATGATCGACACCGTTCGGCCCTTCTTCAGCGACAGCGAGGAACCGCTGCGGCGCCGGAAGTACCGGATCGGACTCGAAACGATCGTCGAGTACCTCGAGGAATACGGCCCCGAGGATCACGACTTTCTCACCCCGGCAACTGGGTGGGGCTCGAATTTCTTCGCGGCGTACTTCGACGCGCCCGTCGACTCGCCGCTGACCGAACGCTGGTTCGAGTCGACCGATATCGGCGTGAAGGGGAAAATCGACCTGGTCCGCTCTCCGACCCACCTCCTGGATTACAAGAGCGGGTCGAAGAAGTCGGCCACCCAGGTCCGCAAGGGGGCCGCGATCGATCCGCCGGCCGATATCCCCAACTTCCAGGCCGCGCTGTATCTCGCGTATTTCCGGTCACAACAGCCAGACGAACGAATCCAGTTCACCTTCTTCCACTTCCTCGAGACGCTGGATGAGGCCGTCACGGGAACGCCGAATGTGGACGAGACGATGACGACTGTGACCTACTACCCACACACCTTCGACGCGTTCGTGGCGTCCCGGGAGGCCTATGACACCCTGCTCGATGGCTACAACGATTGCGTGGAGACCTTCTCGGACCTGGGGTTCGAGGAGTATCGCGAGATCGTATCGAATCGCTCGTTTCCCGAAACGACGGAGAAAGACGAACTGCGGTCCTCGGCATTCGCCGACGCGTTCACCACAGCGGTCCAGGCGGGTACGAGTGACGACGTCGACGCCGAGAAGGGGGCAGACCAGGCTATCCGAGCGCTAAACGCCATTCGGCGGCGGGCGTTTTTCGAGGGGGACCTGGATGCAATCGAGGCGTTTGTCCAGGACCGAATCGAGGAGATCAACTCCTATCGAGCCGGATCGGGGCGATTCCCGATCGACGGTCCCGGCGGGGAGCCCAACTACCGGCGGATCGATTACCGGGACCTGCTGCTGGAGGGTGAACGATGA
- a CDS encoding ATP-dependent DNA helicase: MTAIKPNAQQRRLIDETEGTYLVDAGAGTGKTLAVTRRYANIIDQPGVEPDDVLLATFTTSAATEMRERIVEHSGYGLQQLADAPIRTFHSHAHHVLDEHGYAAPRHLGIDDRITGSTRLIEDELVETELFREFIGQFRDRHPEYANQFRAIDDQLDLLDLITQLAAKGVIPTQTGWYRDSEAHLTGAFDEFKHQFDAVNQPRNGGRKQSTLREKLGRYGTNKTYLPDAPDKGELRGGRGTKQIDPAIAKRVFAGDRSSLKAFVHDVYFEYLEFALGRNYLNFGFLQVLAYVLLLEDHDLRARLEFEYVMVDEFQDTSEIQFKLALLLAGTENFAVVGDWKQSIYAFQYADVDNIRQFEKRLQRFSVALNDDRTRVKFETPEVTAIRLSENYRSTQSILDFSKHALTVPATDNEAVENVALGDADALSSNAPFDQSHIEAIHHEDEPEAVLAKIQHMVGNDAYPVPDEDGNPRAPEYGDIAVLTRTRDYGRELLQAAEEYDFPMAYDGGVELFRTDPAKVLLAWLRILESNADRGWAVVLEAAGYTLDEIDHVLSTGDYPAAMTGFRSKLAEMDTVASVARRVFDRYGFHGEYADVILDTIESVHQATTLTRGDLIRFITRAIDNGATHEVHTSAGDDSVTVQTIHAAKGLEYPIVVMANMNDGRFPPSTRDSNAIRFEESVGLRQRKIYAEVGEYPHVYDNWRDDVLRHCLPDGYDEERRLLYVAITRAKQHLVFAGGEDPNPFLESLPVELDEGRTDVAEVTEETTTQAQLPFTVSSPDGPVGLNAHDLMDESVFEESGAGETASGGGGLDFGSRVHEFAEQYALDGSGEPETEDEQRITDLIDSLDGELYVEAPVTLPLTIDDQRVTISGIVDLVHVTPNRVAIIDHKTDRSRRGVPEYAIQLSVYYHVLASAYPDREVDASLYFTADGERVPVEPTAISQLRRRARDLISNS, translated from the coding sequence ATGACCGCCATCAAACCCAACGCGCAGCAACGCCGGCTCATCGACGAGACTGAAGGGACCTACCTCGTCGATGCGGGGGCGGGAACCGGAAAAACCCTCGCCGTCACTCGGCGGTACGCGAACATCATCGATCAGCCCGGTGTCGAACCGGACGATGTCCTTCTCGCGACGTTCACCACCAGTGCGGCCACCGAAATGCGTGAGCGAATCGTCGAGCACTCCGGGTATGGCCTCCAGCAACTCGCTGACGCACCGATCCGGACCTTCCACTCCCACGCCCATCACGTCCTCGACGAACACGGGTATGCCGCCCCACGCCATCTCGGCATCGACGACCGCATCACCGGATCGACCCGGCTCATCGAAGACGAACTCGTCGAGACCGAACTGTTCCGGGAGTTCATCGGGCAGTTCCGGGACCGCCATCCGGAGTACGCAAACCAGTTTCGCGCGATCGACGACCAACTCGATCTCCTCGATCTCATCACCCAACTCGCTGCGAAAGGTGTTATCCCGACCCAAACGGGCTGGTATCGCGATTCCGAAGCCCACCTAACGGGTGCATTCGACGAGTTCAAACACCAGTTCGACGCCGTGAACCAGCCCCGAAACGGTGGGCGCAAGCAATCGACACTCCGCGAAAAACTGGGCCGCTACGGCACAAACAAGACGTATCTTCCGGACGCTCCCGACAAAGGAGAACTCCGGGGCGGGCGGGGGACGAAGCAAATCGACCCCGCCATCGCGAAGCGAGTGTTTGCCGGGGATCGATCGTCGCTCAAAGCCTTCGTTCACGACGTCTACTTCGAATACCTGGAGTTCGCGCTCGGCCGGAATTACCTGAATTTCGGCTTCCTGCAGGTGTTGGCGTACGTGTTGCTGCTGGAGGATCACGACCTTCGAGCGCGACTCGAGTTCGAGTACGTGATGGTCGATGAGTTCCAGGACACCAGCGAAATCCAGTTCAAACTCGCGCTGTTGCTCGCCGGCACCGAAAATTTCGCCGTCGTCGGGGACTGGAAGCAGAGCATCTATGCCTTCCAGTACGCCGATGTCGACAACATCCGTCAGTTCGAGAAGCGTTTACAGCGGTTCAGTGTGGCGTTGAACGACGACAGAACGCGAGTGAAATTCGAGACCCCCGAGGTCACCGCTATCAGGTTGTCCGAGAACTACCGCTCCACCCAGTCCATTCTCGACTTCTCGAAACACGCGCTTACGGTTCCTGCAACCGACAACGAAGCCGTCGAAAACGTGGCGCTCGGTGATGCGGACGCCCTGTCGAGTAACGCGCCGTTCGACCAGAGCCACATCGAAGCGATTCACCACGAAGACGAGCCCGAGGCGGTCCTCGCGAAGATTCAGCACATGGTCGGCAACGACGCGTATCCGGTCCCTGACGAGGACGGAAACCCCCGGGCACCCGAGTACGGGGACATCGCGGTCCTGACCCGAACCCGGGATTACGGCCGGGAATTGCTCCAGGCCGCCGAGGAGTACGACTTCCCGATGGCCTACGACGGGGGCGTGGAACTGTTTCGCACCGACCCGGCCAAGGTGCTGCTCGCCTGGCTCCGAATCCTCGAATCCAACGCCGACAGAGGCTGGGCGGTCGTCCTCGAAGCAGCCGGGTACACCCTGGACGAAATCGATCACGTGCTCTCGACGGGGGACTACCCGGCTGCCATGACGGGGTTCCGGTCGAAGCTGGCGGAGATGGACACGGTGGCGTCGGTCGCTCGCCGTGTCTTCGATCGCTACGGGTTCCACGGGGAGTACGCGGACGTGATTCTGGACACGATCGAATCCGTCCACCAGGCGACGACGTTGACCCGCGGGGACCTGATTCGCTTCATCACCCGGGCAATCGACAACGGGGCGACCCACGAGGTGCACACCAGTGCCGGCGATGACTCCGTCACCGTCCAGACCATCCACGCGGCGAAGGGGCTCGAATATCCCATCGTCGTCATGGCCAACATGAACGACGGCCGATTCCCGCCCTCGACCCGGGACTCGAATGCCATCAGGTTCGAGGAGTCCGTGGGGCTCAGGCAGCGAAAAATCTACGCCGAGGTCGGTGAGTACCCCCACGTCTATGACAACTGGCGGGACGACGTGCTCCGGCACTGTCTGCCGGATGGGTACGACGAGGAGCGACGGCTCCTCTATGTCGCCATCACCCGGGCGAAACAGCATCTCGTCTTCGCCGGCGGCGAGGACCCGAATCCCTTCCTCGAATCCCTTCCCGTGGAGCTGGACGAGGGGCGCACCGACGTCGCCGAGGTGACCGAGGAAACCACGACACAGGCCCAACTCCCCTTCACCGTCTCGTCGCCGGACGGCCCCGTCGGTCTGAATGCCCACGACCTGATGGACGAATCGGTGTTCGAAGAATCGGGCGCTGGCGAGACGGCCAGTGGTGGAGGTGGGCTCGATTTCGGCTCCCGTGTCCACGAGTTCGCCGAGCAATACGCCCTCGACGGATCCGGTGAACCCGAAACGGAAGACGAGCAGCGAATAACCGACCTCATCGACTCCCTGGACGGGGAACTATACGTCGAAGCGCCCGTGACGTTACCCCTCACGATCGACGACCAGCGGGTAACGATTTCTGGCATCGTCGACCTCGTTCACGTGACTCCGAATCGCGTGGCGATCATCGATCACAAGACCGATCGAAGCCGGCGTGGAGTCCCCGAATACGCGATCCAGCTGAGCGTCTACTATCACGTGCTCGCGTCTGCGTACCCGGACCGGGAAGTCGATGCGAGTCTGTATTTCACCGCTGACGGAGAGCGGGTCCCAGTCGAGCCGACAGCCATCTCGCAGCTTCGAAGGCGCGCCCGGGACCTCATTTCGAACTCCTGA
- a CDS encoding TIGR04053 family radical SAM/SPASM domain-containing protein has product MFGCGHFRESPKAEPMGPPNTVDTNERPFVLIWEVTQACDLECEHCRADAQPERHPQELTTAEGKALLREAARFDENQLVVLSGGDPLARPDVPELIEYGTELGLRMTLTPSGTSSLDPAVIDDLDAAGLKRLAVSLDGSSPANHDTFRGEPGTFEQTVTAAKCAAEQGIPLQVNTTVSQSTVDDLPAIADLVEDLGAVLWSVFFLVPIGRGRLLEPIPPERAESVMEWLLDQAGERSFGVKTTEAPHYRRVAIESERSAAGSPGPDDAIGRSGGIRAGDGFAFVSHTGAVYPSGFLPLAAGSVRESSLVDVYRNSELFQALRDEDRFRGKCGACSYRNVCGGSRSRAYAYTGDPFESDPLCPYVPPDYEGDRPEQAVAYDRSGTTTEIDGRLS; this is encoded by the coding sequence ATGTTCGGGTGTGGGCACTTCCGCGAGAGCCCCAAAGCGGAGCCAATGGGTCCACCGAACACCGTCGACACGAACGAACGGCCCTTCGTCCTCATCTGGGAGGTCACCCAGGCCTGTGATCTCGAATGCGAGCACTGCCGGGCCGACGCCCAGCCGGAGCGTCACCCCCAGGAGCTCACCACGGCTGAGGGAAAGGCGCTGCTCAGGGAGGCAGCCCGATTCGACGAGAACCAGCTGGTCGTCCTCTCCGGCGGCGATCCGCTGGCACGGCCGGATGTCCCGGAGCTAATCGAGTACGGCACGGAGCTGGGACTGCGGATGACCTTGACCCCCAGCGGCACGTCCTCACTCGATCCAGCCGTCATCGACGACCTGGACGCAGCCGGCCTGAAACGACTCGCCGTGAGTCTCGACGGCTCCTCGCCGGCGAATCACGACACCTTCAGAGGCGAGCCGGGCACCTTCGAGCAAACCGTCACCGCCGCGAAATGCGCCGCCGAACAGGGGATTCCGCTCCAGGTGAACACGACGGTCTCGCAGTCCACCGTCGATGACCTCCCGGCCATCGCCGACCTGGTCGAGGATCTGGGCGCGGTCCTGTGGTCGGTCTTCTTCCTCGTGCCGATCGGTCGCGGACGGCTCCTCGAACCGATTCCACCTGAACGGGCGGAGTCCGTCATGGAGTGGCTGCTCGATCAGGCGGGCGAGCGATCCTTTGGAGTGAAGACGACGGAAGCACCACACTACCGCCGGGTCGCAATCGAATCGGAGCGGTCCGCAGCCGGGTCACCTGGGCCGGACGATGCGATCGGTCGTTCCGGCGGCATCAGAGCCGGTGATGGGTTCGCCTTCGTCAGCCACACCGGCGCGGTGTATCCCTCCGGGTTCCTCCCGCTGGCTGCCGGGTCCGTGCGGGAGTCGTCGCTTGTCGATGTCTACCGAAATAGCGAGCTCTTCCAGGCACTTCGCGACGAGGACCGGTTTCGCGGGAAGTGTGGGGCCTGTTCGTATCGGAACGTCTGTGGCGGGAGCCGGTCCCGGGCGTACGCCTACACGGGCGATCCCTTCGAGAGCGACCCGCTCTGCCCGTATGTCCCACCCGATTACGAGGGCGACCGCCCCGAGCAGGCCGTTGCCTACGACCGCTCGGGGACGACCACGGAAATTGACGGCCGGCTGTCCTGA
- a CDS encoding dienelactone hydrolase family protein, translated as MTQPTGDSVQIPAGTVELPGALSIPADAPGLVVFAHGSGSSRLSPRNNFVAEVIREAGLGTLLFDLLTEEEDRIRENRFDIPLLTDRLVAVTQWLREQPTTQDLHVGYFGSSTGAAAALRGAARRDDIDAVVSRGGRVDMASDVLGEVTAPTLFIVGGADTQVLEYNRQALAELTCEKSLHVVEGANHLFEAEYELEEVADVAADWFARTLG; from the coding sequence ATGACTCAACCGACGGGCGATTCGGTCCAGATCCCGGCCGGGACGGTCGAACTACCGGGAGCGCTATCGATTCCGGCGGACGCGCCCGGGCTGGTGGTATTCGCCCACGGGAGTGGATCGAGTCGGCTCAGCCCACGGAACAACTTCGTCGCGGAGGTCATTCGCGAGGCGGGGTTGGGGACCCTTCTATTCGATCTTCTCACCGAGGAGGAGGATCGGATCCGGGAGAACCGCTTTGACATCCCACTTTTGACCGATCGGCTGGTCGCGGTGACCCAGTGGCTGCGAGAGCAGCCAACCACCCAGGATCTCCACGTGGGGTACTTCGGTTCCAGCACCGGCGCAGCCGCGGCGCTGCGTGGGGCGGCCAGACGGGACGACATCGACGCGGTCGTCTCCCGTGGTGGCCGGGTGGATATGGCGAGTGACGTGCTCGGGGAGGTCACCGCTCCCACGCTATTCATCGTGGGCGGGGCCGACACGCAGGTGCTCGAATACAACCGCCAGGCACTGGCGGAACTCACCTGCGAGAAATCGCTGCACGTCGTCGAGGGAGCCAATCACCTCTTCGAGGCAGAATACGAGCTCGAGGAGGTGGCCGACGTGGCTGCAGATTGGTTCGCCCGAACGCTTGGCTGA
- a CDS encoding phosphoribosyltransferase family protein, whose translation MPTSRFRDRADAGEQLGEALRERGIEADLVLAIPRGGLPLGRAVADALDAPLDIAVASKIGAPGNPEYAIGAVASDGTVWRNEGAIRGTRADEEYFERERQAEMAVAREKAETYRAGRAEPELSGKTVVLVDDGVATGSTVRACLAMLDAADTERIILAVPVGPPDTIRELRSVADEVVCLQEPSSFMGVGQFYERFDQVTDEEAMAYLS comes from the coding sequence ATGCCAACGTCTCGATTCAGGGACCGGGCTGACGCGGGCGAACAGCTGGGCGAGGCCCTCCGAGAGCGGGGGATCGAGGCGGATCTGGTGCTCGCGATACCACGTGGGGGGTTGCCCCTCGGCCGGGCCGTCGCCGACGCGCTCGACGCGCCACTCGACATCGCCGTGGCGTCGAAGATCGGCGCGCCGGGAAACCCCGAGTACGCGATTGGAGCCGTCGCGAGTGATGGGACCGTCTGGCGAAACGAGGGCGCGATCCGCGGGACCCGTGCCGACGAGGAATACTTCGAGCGCGAACGACAGGCGGAGATGGCAGTCGCTCGCGAGAAGGCCGAGACCTATCGCGCCGGTCGGGCTGAGCCCGAGCTATCGGGCAAGACTGTCGTTCTGGTCGACGACGGCGTGGCGACCGGCTCGACAGTGCGAGCGTGTCTGGCGATGCTCGACGCGGCAGACACAGAGCGGATCATCCTGGCGGTCCCAGTCGGGCCGCCGGACACGATCCGCGAACTGCGTTCGGTGGCCGACGAGGTGGTCTGCCTCCAGGAGCCCTCGAGTTTCATGGGCGTCGGGCAGTTCTACGAGCGGTTCGATCAGGTCACGGACGAGGAGGCGATGGCGTATCTGTCCTGA
- a CDS encoding ATP-grasp domain-containing protein → MGMPDNGDGVDLLVLLPTERDHENMGKVDAPYDLHWFEDEDFDYPQPGSDFDMVEYTERASDYVEREDIDGVLFSHDVANLVAGVLVDRHDLPGPELEPVFLADHKYYSRMHQPNVPWFDYIDLETGEWGNEPRFPAYIKPPFLTMTLLQYRVEDRGEYDRAMETVREELPKYTEPFMDFFDTFVDTERYPLATTDMMLVEEPLEDWTQHCVEGWVDSDGELHVWAISDHNYYDDGSLAIDNYSTPSTLPTEAQEELIDIAREAIVQHGFEESFWNVEIFRLADRHVITEVNGRTASVWEPLYEGAFGTSVYEGIMHLHADNPEQTQAVAPDWEPGSDYETMGTQFHVITFGEGQADEFLDFEYARSVPDTDVEIFVDPEDEIEQTRSSGFWLARFHLFGEDYQEMLDRADEIRTNMLEQPELSPEPERYT, encoded by the coding sequence ATGGGTATGCCTGACAACGGCGACGGTGTCGACCTGCTGGTACTGCTCCCGACCGAGCGCGACCACGAGAACATGGGCAAGGTCGATGCACCCTACGACCTCCACTGGTTCGAGGACGAGGACTTCGACTACCCACAGCCGGGGTCGGACTTCGACATGGTCGAGTACACCGAGCGGGCCTCCGACTACGTCGAACGGGAGGACATCGACGGGGTACTCTTCTCTCACGACGTGGCGAACCTGGTTGCCGGCGTCCTGGTCGACCGTCATGACCTCCCGGGTCCCGAGCTCGAACCCGTCTTTCTCGCGGATCACAAGTACTACTCCCGGATGCACCAGCCGAACGTTCCCTGGTTCGATTACATCGACCTGGAGACCGGGGAGTGGGGGAACGAGCCCCGGTTCCCGGCCTACATCAAACCGCCCTTCCTCACGATGACCCTGCTGCAGTACCGGGTCGAGGACCGCGGGGAATACGACCGAGCCATGGAGACGGTTCGCGAAGAGCTTCCGAAGTACACCGAGCCGTTCATGGACTTCTTCGACACCTTCGTGGACACGGAGCGCTATCCCCTCGCGACCACGGACATGATGCTGGTCGAGGAGCCCCTGGAGGACTGGACGCAGCACTGTGTCGAGGGATGGGTCGATTCCGATGGCGAGCTGCACGTCTGGGCCATCTCCGATCACAACTACTACGACGACGGCTCACTCGCCATCGACAACTACTCCACACCCTCGACGTTGCCGACCGAGGCCCAGGAGGAGTTGATCGACATCGCGAGGGAGGCCATCGTCCAGCACGGCTTCGAGGAGAGCTTCTGGAACGTGGAGATCTTCAGACTCGCCGATCGACACGTCATCACCGAGGTCAACGGCCGGACGGCGTCGGTGTGGGAACCGCTCTACGAGGGGGCCTTCGGTACCTCGGTGTACGAGGGGATCATGCATCTCCACGCCGACAATCCCGAACAGACCCAGGCGGTTGCGCCGGACTGGGAGCCAGGTTCCGACTACGAGACGATGGGGACCCAGTTCCACGTGATCACCTTCGGCGAGGGCCAGGCCGATGAGTTCCTGGACTTCGAGTACGCTCGATCCGTCCCGGACACCGACGTGGAGATCTTCGTCGACCCCGAGGACGAGATCGAACAGACCCGATCGAGCGGGTTCTGGTTGGCTCGGTTCCACCTCTTCGGGGAGGACTACCAGGAGATGCTCGACCGGGCAGACGAGATCCGGACGAACATGCTCGAACAGCCCGAACTGTCACCCGAACCGGAGCGGTACACCTGA
- a CDS encoding amidohydrolase, whose protein sequence is MGKSRVYDAVESEYDRLLALARDIWEQPELGLEEEHAAYRLRTTLAEAGFEVERGVGGMPTAFVGSYGTGDPTIGILGEYDALPELSQTVSTCREPVEVGAPGHGCGHNLFGVAGVGAALALKDALDRGEIEGTIRFYGTPAEETIVGKVYMARAGVFDDLDAALTWHPCDVTGPQRTSSLAVDSVKYSFEGTPAHAAQSPTAGRSALDAVQLMNTGVEYLREHIPDKARIHYTISEGGGAPNVVPAEATAWYFVRAPTRPQVDRLSQRVQQIAEGAALMTDTTVTRNYITGAYELLTNDTLADLLWETFEELGPIDYSAADREFAAELHDTIDEATLDARLKDLPVDAARAVEGESLYSTPLERTDDAPLMLGSTDVSDVSWITPTAQFRAASWPVGTRPHTWQAVAASGGFGRKSAPYAAKVLAGTAYDLFTDPERLEAAWTEFENATGDRSYESPLPDDAEPPFGVGFSP, encoded by the coding sequence ATGGGAAAATCTCGGGTTTACGACGCGGTCGAGTCGGAGTACGACCGTCTATTGGCGCTCGCACGGGACATCTGGGAGCAGCCCGAACTCGGACTCGAGGAGGAACACGCGGCCTACCGCCTCCGCACGACACTCGCGGAGGCCGGTTTCGAGGTCGAGCGAGGGGTCGGCGGGATGCCGACGGCGTTCGTCGGGTCCTACGGGACGGGCGATCCCACGATCGGCATTCTGGGGGAGTACGACGCGCTGCCGGAGCTCTCACAGACGGTTTCGACCTGTCGTGAACCCGTCGAGGTCGGTGCACCTGGCCACGGCTGCGGACACAACCTGTTTGGGGTGGCCGGCGTGGGCGCAGCGCTCGCGCTCAAAGACGCGCTCGATCGGGGCGAAATCGAGGGGACGATCCGATTCTACGGGACGCCCGCGGAGGAGACCATCGTCGGGAAGGTCTACATGGCCCGGGCTGGCGTGTTCGACGACCTCGACGCGGCGCTCACCTGGCATCCCTGTGACGTGACCGGTCCCCAGCGGACCAGTTCGCTCGCCGTCGATTCAGTGAAGTACTCGTTCGAAGGGACCCCGGCCCACGCCGCACAGTCACCGACGGCCGGCCGGAGCGCCCTCGACGCTGTCCAACTGATGAATACCGGTGTCGAGTACCTCCGCGAACATATCCCCGACAAGGCCCGGATCCATTACACGATCTCCGAGGGGGGTGGTGCACCGAACGTGGTACCGGCGGAGGCCACCGCGTGGTACTTCGTGCGCGCGCCGACCCGCCCACAGGTCGATCGGCTCTCGCAACGCGTCCAGCAGATCGCCGAGGGAGCGGCGCTGATGACGGACACGACAGTGACGCGCAACTACATCACGGGCGCCTACGAGTTGCTCACGAACGACACGCTCGCTGATCTCCTGTGGGAGACCTTCGAGGAACTCGGTCCGATCGACTATTCGGCGGCCGATCGGGAGTTCGCTGCCGAACTGCACGACACGATCGACGAGGCGACCCTCGATGCCCGGCTCAAGGACCTCCCCGTGGACGCGGCCCGGGCGGTCGAGGGGGAGTCGCTGTATTCGACGCCGCTGGAACGAACTGATGACGCGCCGCTCATGCTCGGCTCGACGGATGTGAGCGACGTCAGCTGGATCACGCCGACGGCCCAGTTTCGCGCCGCGTCATGGCCGGTCGGGACCCGGCCCCACACCTGGCAGGCCGTCGCCGCGAGTGGTGGATTTGGCCGGAAAAGTGCCCCGTACGCCGCCAAGGTCCTCGCCGGGACGGCGTACGATCTGTTTACCGATCCCGAGCGGCTGGAGGCGGCCTGGACGGAGTTCGAGAACGCGACGGGGGATCGGTCCTACGAGTCGCCGCTTCCGGATGACGCCGAACCGCCCTTCGGTGTGGGTTTCAGTCCGTAG